DNA from Onychomys torridus chromosome 1, mOncTor1.1, whole genome shotgun sequence:
tccccagccctctttgtctgtctgtctgtcttatcttgtcttatcttatcttatctttctatccatccatccatccatccatccctatctatctatctatctatctatctatctatcggactttcgagacaaggtttctctgtgtaacaatcctggctgttgctttttattttgaaacaatctTGCTAACttgctcaggcaggccttgaacttgtgttccTCCTACTTCAATCTGCAGTAGTTGGGAGTCCAAGCCTGTGCCATCAGGCCTGCAGCTCTGAGATTTTGATATCGATGTCCCCAGTTTTACGGTCTGTATACAGAATGCAGAATGTTCCACGGTTCAAATGTTCTAAGATTCTTTTCATTCCAGCCATCCAGGCCTTCAGACCTGGGGCACTTACATGATtgactttttttccctctccttttttcatggcagtgtttctctgtgtagcccaggctgtcctggaaccctctttgtagaccaggctggcctcaaactcacagagatctgcctgcctttgcctctgattAAAAACATgcgccacagtgtgtgtgtgtgtgtgtgtgtgtgtgtgtgtgtgtgtgtgtgctcctccGGTCCTGGgtcctgtgtgtggaggtcagaggtcaactttagagagtcaggttgtcagggttggcGGTATGCGCCTGCAAGACCATGACAGCTCATGTCTGTGATCTAGACAGTCTAAGTCtagagtctttttttctttctcattgcaGAAGAAGCTCCGTCTACAGCCTCTTCTACCCCCGATTCCACGGAAGGTAAGTGGAGTGCGGGAACGTGGAGGGGTTTCACGACCGGGGTGGTTTGGAGAGGCTGAGGACCCTTCCCCCACTGCAGGAGGGAATGACGACTCGGATTTTCGGGAGCTACACACAGCCCGGGAATTCTCAGAGGATGATGAGGAGGAGACCACATCGCAGGACTGGGGTACCCCAAGGGAGCTGACCTTTTCGTACATTGCCTTCGACGGTGTAGTGGGCTCTGGGGGCCGTAGGGACTCAGTTGCCCGTCGCCCCCGGCCCCAGGGACGGTCAGTCTCAGAACCACGAGACCCACCCCCACAGCCCGGCCTGGGGGACAGCTTGGAGAGCATCCCTAGCCTGAGCCAGTCCCCAGAGCCGGGGCGCCGAGGTGACCCCGACACCGTGCCTCCAGCTGAGCGCCCTCTGGAGGACCTGAGGCTGCGGTTGGACCAACTGGACTGGGCTGCCCGGAGTGCGGGATCCGGGGAGGATTCGGCCACCAGCAGCTCCACCCCACTGGAAAACGAGGAGCCTGATGGATTGGAGGCCATCGAGGCTAAGGAAGGTGAGATCTCAGAGATGCACGGAGGGCGCGTGGCACACCAAGATACTTGCAAGAAGAACGCTCATGGTTTTCCTCTCTCTATGACTCCAGAGACGAACCTGGAACTCCGACTTGCTCAGGCTCTACGTTCGCAACTTGAGATCCTGACGCCGCAGCCTAGCCCCAGCTCCGGGACCCCCCAGGCTCATACCCCATCCCCACCAAGATCTCAAGATTCGAACTCCAGTCCTGATGAGCCTCTGCTGAATGAGGAGGGAGAGCATGGGCGGCTGCTGGAGCAGGAGCCAATCATGGCACAGTGCCTCGATAGCACAGACCAATCAGAATCCACATTGGGGCCGCTCCTTCTAGGTAAGAGGTTTGTGCTCCAAAGGCTCCTCTTGGCTGCAGAGGACCTTGTTCAGCTGGACAGAGGTGGGGAGTTTGACATTGAAGGTTAAGGGGGCCAGCTCTGCACAGGACCCAAGAACAATGGAGAAGGGAGTGCTCCTAGATCCCCTTTACCTAGGGGTGTGTGGTTTGGGGATTCTCCGCCAACAACGCACATGCACACTGGTAACTAACTCCAGGGCCTCctccacgctggccttgaactccatccacctgcctcagcctcagctgGGATCATAGGCCTGCAGCCACGGGACCCTGCTTCCattggttctttcttttctttttttttttggtttttcaagacagggtggatttctctgtgtagccctagctgtccaggaattcgctctgtagaccaggctggcctcgaactcacagagatccacctacctgtgcctcccaagtgttgggtttaaaggtgtgcaccaccaccccctggcctCATTGGCACTTTCTATATATGAAATTATCGCTCCATAgagctctgggaggcagaggcaagcgtaTCTtgctgagtttaaggccagcctagtctacgtaATAAACTCCAGTCTAGTtcaggctatatagtgagaccctatctcaatttttttgttgtcgtttttgtgttttgagacagggtttctctgtgtagccctggctgtcctcgaactcagagatccacctacctctgcctcctaagtgctgggattaaaggcgtagggTCAAACTGCCTGGtgttatttattttaggtgtataaatgttttgcttgcatgtatatctatgcaccatgtggaggtcagaagagggagtcacaTCCCAGTCACTGGCGctaggatggttgtgagctaccctgtgggtgctggaaaccgaacccaggtcctctgcaagagcactgagtgctcccACTGAGCATCCCTCCTGCTTCTCTCAGGACAGCTGTTAGGAGTCCATCCCCACCTTTCACCTTGTAGAGGCGGAGtctctgggggtgaggggtggacttaagacagggtctccctgtgtaaccCTGGGGGTCCTGAAACTCACTGCAGAGGCtgggctggactcgaactcacagagatccgaggcagagtctctcatttCTGTTGCCACACTGC
Protein-coding regions in this window:
- the Rtn2 gene encoding reticulon-2 yields the protein MGQVLPVFAHCKEAPSTASSTPDSTEGGNDDSDFRELHTAREFSEDDEEETTSQDWGTPRELTFSYIAFDGVVGSGGRRDSVARRPRPQGRSVSEPRDPPPQPGLGDSLESIPSLSQSPEPGRRGDPDTVPPAERPLEDLRLRLDQLDWAARSAGSGEDSATSSSTPLENEEPDGLEAIEAKEETNLELRLAQALRSQLEILTPQPSPSSGTPQAHTPSPPRSQDSNSSPDEPLLNEEGEHGRLLEQEPIMAQCLDSTDQSESTLGPLLLVADLLYWKDTRASGAVFTGLMASLLCLLHFSIVSVAAHLALLGLCATISLRVYRKVLQAVHRGDGTNPFQAYLDMDLTLTREQTERLSQQIASHVVSTATQLRHFFLVEDLVDSLKLALLFYILTFVGAIFNGLTLVILGVVALFTVPLLYRQHQAQIDQYVGLVTNQLSHIKAKIRAKIPGTGTPAASVVSGSKTKGE